A genomic segment from Truepera sp. encodes:
- a CDS encoding nucleotide-binding domain containing protein, producing the protein MTYRVGILADDLTGAAMMAGEFARFGAPVTITDLESNQPDAGCAVWALNLASRNLGSALNEQRVRQGLRRLAHWAPDHIILKIDSRLRGSPDAFLAPALETQGGLLILQGFAADEYQRWPGVLGAPENHVSQPQALGSADWKALVEARRLVTTVSAFPSPGDLIVRDAAEAGMRLWIGSYGLADALAGYLSSLESGPVLVVAGSYNSVTVEQVRHLKDNGVAHLFVDTMGGRSARESRFDYYRDRLADALALSPAVVISTIPTHADSGLDAAPKFVERRPGRRASKKVAEYVAGLVVAAVPPNLAGLVLTGGSTAEAVLRGLACGALRTSGSEAISGVPLLETECPKYPRLVVATKPGGLGGAPDLLRILRVVAGHSSFRSDPGRDGHPANAASFR; encoded by the coding sequence ATGACGTATCGGGTAGGCATTCTCGCTGATGACCTGACCGGGGCCGCGATGATGGCGGGTGAGTTCGCGCGCTTCGGGGCGCCCGTTACGATCACCGATCTCGAGTCCAACCAACCTGACGCTGGCTGTGCCGTCTGGGCCCTGAACCTCGCCTCCCGCAACCTGGGTTCGGCTCTCAACGAGCAACGGGTCCGACAGGGCCTGCGCCGGTTGGCGCATTGGGCGCCGGATCACATCATCTTGAAGATCGACTCTCGCCTGAGGGGCTCTCCGGATGCGTTCCTGGCGCCAGCCCTAGAGACCCAGGGCGGCCTGCTCATCCTCCAAGGCTTCGCCGCCGACGAGTACCAGCGCTGGCCCGGAGTCCTCGGCGCGCCCGAGAACCACGTTTCACAACCGCAGGCCCTTGGGTCCGCGGATTGGAAGGCGTTGGTGGAAGCCAGAAGGCTAGTGACGACGGTCTCCGCTTTCCCAAGCCCCGGCGACCTCATCGTGCGAGATGCGGCGGAAGCGGGGATGCGGCTGTGGATCGGCAGCTATGGCTTGGCCGATGCGCTGGCCGGCTACCTCTCGAGCCTGGAGTCGGGGCCGGTCCTGGTGGTTGCGGGCTCCTATAACTCCGTGACCGTCGAACAGGTCCGCCATCTCAAGGACAACGGTGTGGCGCACTTGTTCGTCGACACCATGGGTGGCCGCAGCGCGAGGGAAAGCCGCTTCGATTACTACCGGGACCGGCTTGCCGATGCGTTGGCGCTGTCGCCGGCGGTCGTGATCTCGACCATCCCGACGCATGCCGACAGCGGTCTGGATGCCGCGCCGAAGTTCGTGGAGAGGCGCCCAGGGCGAAGGGCCTCAAAGAAGGTTGCGGAGTACGTCGCTGGGCTGGTAGTTGCAGCGGTTCCCCCGAACTTGGCGGGCCTGGTGTTGACGGGCGGAAGTACGGCAGAGGCGGTGCTGAGAGGGTTGGCCTGCGGGGCCTTGCGCACGTCTGGTAGTGAGGCGATCTCCGGCGTGCCGCTGCTCGAAACCGAGTGCCCCAAGTATCCGCGCCTTGTCGTCGCTACGAAGCCGGGCGGCCTTGGCGGCGCGCCCGATCTACTGCGCATTCTGCGTGTCGTGGCGGGGCATTCTTCATTCCGCAGTGACCCTGGCCGTGATGGTCATCCCGCTAACGCAGCGTCCTTCCGCTGA
- the pdxA gene encoding 4-hydroxythreonine-4-phosphate dehydrogenase PdxA has translation MAKPRVVITQGDPAGVGPEIIAKTFMDAEVRARATPIVIGDASTMRRAVGLLGLAVQVVEISAPEEADALADSALPVIDLGLGLDEAVMDAGAPTAAAGQLSAQAIHRSIEIVMAGRADAIASAPVNKVALHAAGYLYPGQTEMFAEGVGTPKGQYHTMLIGGDMRVSLVTSHMSLRNAIDNITKERVRRIAHQAVATLHDRFGIDAPSVGVAGLNPHAGDGGLFGDEEIREIQPAIEELRQTGVKITDPRPADTLFWEAEKGQYDVVLGMYHDQGVIPLKRYGYVTLIAGIPIIRTTCGHGTAYDIAWKGAANHDLFRRAFLLAAELAAKGGSRSKAE, from the coding sequence GTGGCTAAACCACGAGTCGTGATCACGCAAGGCGATCCTGCCGGGGTCGGTCCGGAGATCATCGCCAAGACCTTCATGGACGCGGAGGTGAGGGCAAGGGCGACGCCGATCGTCATCGGCGACGCCTCGACCATGCGCCGGGCCGTCGGTCTTCTGGGCCTAGCGGTCCAGGTCGTAGAGATCAGCGCCCCAGAGGAAGCCGACGCCTTGGCAGACTCGGCCTTGCCCGTGATCGACCTGGGGTTGGGGCTCGACGAGGCGGTGATGGACGCTGGAGCGCCAACGGCGGCCGCGGGGCAACTGAGCGCGCAGGCGATCCACCGCTCCATCGAGATCGTGATGGCCGGGCGGGCCGACGCCATCGCCTCCGCGCCCGTGAACAAGGTGGCCTTGCACGCGGCCGGCTATCTGTACCCGGGCCAAACGGAGATGTTCGCCGAGGGTGTCGGCACCCCGAAGGGCCAGTACCACACCATGCTCATCGGCGGAGACATGCGCGTTTCGCTCGTCACGAGCCACATGTCGCTTCGAAACGCCATCGACAACATCACCAAGGAACGCGTGAGACGCATCGCTCACCAGGCGGTGGCAACGCTCCACGACCGCTTCGGCATCGATGCTCCCTCCGTAGGCGTTGCGGGGCTCAATCCTCACGCCGGTGACGGCGGCCTGTTCGGCGACGAGGAGATCAGGGAGATACAACCGGCCATCGAAGAACTCCGCCAAACGGGCGTGAAGATCACGGACCCTCGCCCAGCGGACACGCTCTTCTGGGAGGCGGAGAAAGGGCAGTACGACGTGGTGCTCGGCATGTACCACGACCAGGGCGTGATTCCCCTGAAGAGGTACGGCTACGTCACACTCATCGCCGGCATCCCCATCATCCGCACGACTTGTGGGCACGGAACCGCTTACGACATAGCTTGGAAGGGCGCCGCAAACCACGACCTGTTCCGGCGGGCGTTCCTCCTGGCTGCCGAGCTCGCCGCAAAGGGTGGAAGTAGAAGCAAGGCGGAATGA
- a CDS encoding TetR/AcrR family transcriptional regulator, translated as MVTRTQPTPPPDEGEDLRVRRTRRLLADALVALTLERPFEEITIRELTDRAAVGYATFFRHYKSKDELLRSMLQDVLAELLDLLGPAASVAPRDAGTQLFHHAARHANLYRLLFRGGHSSNLLQEAERVGVSGVYETFEAKPGSRVSLEVAAQHLVGSLMRLLAWWLDNDQPYSPERMGEIYQDLILGPLEETAVRRRGVDGI; from the coding sequence GTGGTAACGCGAACACAACCGACACCACCACCTGACGAGGGCGAGGACCTGAGGGTAAGGCGCACGCGCCGCCTGCTCGCCGACGCCCTCGTAGCCTTGACGCTCGAACGCCCGTTCGAGGAGATCACCATCCGCGAGCTCACCGACCGCGCCGCCGTCGGTTACGCCACCTTCTTCCGCCACTACAAGAGCAAGGACGAGCTGCTGAGGAGCATGCTGCAAGACGTGCTCGCCGAGCTCCTCGACCTGCTCGGGCCAGCAGCCAGCGTTGCCCCGCGCGACGCCGGGACCCAGCTGTTCCACCACGCCGCGCGCCACGCAAACCTCTACCGCCTGCTGTTCCGCGGCGGCCACTCGAGCAACCTGCTGCAAGAAGCCGAGCGCGTGGGAGTGAGCGGCGTGTACGAGACGTTCGAGGCCAAGCCCGGCAGCCGTGTGTCCCTGGAGGTGGCCGCGCAACACCTCGTCGGGTCGCTCATGCGCTTGCTGGCGTGGTGGCTGGACAACGACCAGCCTTACTCGCCGGAGAGGATGGGTGAGATCTACCAGGACCTCATCCTGGGTCCGCTCGAGGAGACGGCGGTTAGACGGCGTGGGGTGGACGGGATATGA
- a CDS encoding FAD-binding oxidoreductase, with protein MPACVVRPQSTDAVVRIVRAVQDLDCSLVPYGAGSGVTGAAVPTNEAVVVDLKAMSKILHFDPDNGTVRVEAGVKAGDLEAWLGERGHTLGHYPQSLYLASMGGLVATRSTGTFSSKYGGIEDLLVALNVVLPTGDLVTFRPHPRTATGPKLIDLFVGAEGTLGVITTVTVKVFACPETRTLLGYSVPSLAAGLGAVRDAFKKQVVPAVLRLYDPVEAQGLYDRVNVQSALPLLIVGHEGTTVMAEAEQRVFADLVGHWGGELLGTEIGEAWEQHRFNAEWLDAGNADDNRMADAIEVAAPWTDLIPLFEGVTEAMQPLTAKVMSHFSHFYSTGGSIYFIFFIEGEDPEATRLAYSRAWDTALRETLRLNGTISHHHGVGLVRNEFIKEEMGSTFLLFNRIKEALDPMNKMNPGKLGTSKAHRRG; from the coding sequence GTGCCTGCATGCGTCGTTCGGCCGCAGTCGACCGACGCCGTGGTCAGGATCGTGCGCGCCGTCCAAGACCTCGACTGCTCCTTGGTTCCTTATGGCGCCGGGTCCGGGGTCACTGGCGCAGCGGTCCCCACCAACGAGGCCGTCGTAGTCGACCTCAAGGCCATGTCGAAGATCCTGCACTTCGACCCGGACAACGGGACGGTCAGAGTCGAGGCGGGCGTGAAGGCCGGCGACCTCGAGGCGTGGTTGGGCGAGCGTGGTCACACCCTCGGGCATTACCCTCAGTCGCTCTACCTGGCGTCGATGGGCGGACTGGTAGCCACCCGCTCGACGGGCACCTTCTCCAGCAAGTACGGCGGCATCGAAGACTTGCTCGTCGCCTTGAACGTGGTCCTCCCGACCGGAGACCTGGTCACGTTCCGGCCCCACCCGCGGACCGCGACCGGACCCAAACTCATCGACCTGTTCGTCGGGGCCGAGGGGACCCTCGGCGTAATCACGACGGTGACCGTCAAGGTCTTCGCGTGCCCGGAAACGCGCACGTTACTGGGGTACTCGGTTCCTTCGCTCGCTGCAGGGCTGGGGGCCGTACGAGACGCCTTCAAGAAGCAAGTAGTGCCGGCGGTACTGCGGCTCTATGACCCGGTCGAAGCGCAAGGGTTGTACGACAGGGTGAACGTGCAGAGCGCGCTGCCGCTCTTGATCGTGGGTCACGAAGGCACGACCGTCATGGCAGAGGCCGAGCAGCGGGTCTTCGCAGACCTCGTTGGCCACTGGGGCGGGGAGCTCCTCGGGACGGAGATCGGCGAAGCGTGGGAGCAACACCGCTTCAACGCCGAGTGGCTAGATGCCGGCAACGCCGACGACAACCGCATGGCCGATGCCATAGAGGTCGCTGCGCCGTGGACCGACCTCATCCCGCTCTTCGAGGGCGTCACCGAAGCGATGCAGCCGCTCACCGCGAAGGTGATGAGCCACTTCTCGCACTTCTACTCGACTGGGGGGTCCATCTACTTCATCTTCTTCATCGAGGGTGAAGATCCGGAAGCGACGCGGCTTGCATACTCCCGCGCCTGGGACACCGCCCTGCGCGAAACGCTAAGGCTCAACGGGACGATCAGCCACCACCACGGGGTAGGGCTCGTACGCAACGAGTTCATAAAGGAAGAGATGGGGAGCACCTTCCTCCTGTTCAATAGAATCAAGGAGGCACTCGATCCTATGAACAAGATGAACCCCGGGAAGCTAGGCACCTCGAAAGCGCACCGGCGTGGCTAA
- a CDS encoding cytochrome P450, which translates to MIEHPTLGTAPARAPRAPQENGPAAGRCPYPHGTDHRKSGRGEDPNAPAIEQDGDVWHVRSYGAVRQVLRNSEATRQAGFNSDMVASTGLRQPVLFQDGAEHKEQRVAIARFFTPTIVSDEYRDLMEEYSDEVIAKLVEDGHGDLGELTLRLAVNVAARVVGLTDSRRPGMDRRLEALLSMDRLEGASRVRRIVAGLKSQANLLNFYLSDVRPAIAARRRAPQGDVISHLLEGGRKNVEILIECVTYGAAGMVTTREYISMAAWHLLEREELRSEYLAGDEKERYGILHEILRLEPVVGRLYRRATADMVIEDAGVTHHVPAGALLNLDIRAANADADVMGEAPLALCPQRDLPRGVQASGLSFGDGGHRCPGSFIAMQESDIFLQKLLRLPLEVRSAPRLGWNDLVEGYELRGFEVAVEPSASTPVSSRA; encoded by the coding sequence ATGATCGAGCACCCCACGTTAGGCACCGCGCCGGCCCGCGCGCCAAGGGCACCACAAGAGAACGGTCCAGCTGCCGGCCGTTGCCCCTACCCGCACGGCACCGACCACCGCAAGAGCGGCCGCGGCGAGGACCCGAACGCGCCGGCCATAGAACAAGACGGCGATGTCTGGCACGTCCGCTCCTACGGCGCCGTGCGCCAGGTGCTGCGCAACTCCGAGGCCACCCGCCAAGCCGGCTTCAACTCAGACATGGTGGCCAGCACCGGCCTCAGGCAGCCGGTGCTGTTCCAGGACGGCGCCGAGCACAAGGAGCAGCGCGTTGCCATCGCCCGCTTCTTCACGCCCACGATCGTCAGCGACGAGTACCGGGACCTGATGGAGGAGTACAGCGACGAGGTCATCGCCAAGCTAGTAGAAGATGGGCACGGCGACCTGGGTGAGTTGACGCTGCGGCTCGCCGTCAACGTGGCGGCGCGCGTAGTTGGCCTCACCGACTCCCGCCGACCCGGCATGGACCGCCGCCTCGAGGCGCTCCTGTCGATGGACCGCCTTGAAGGTGCGTCGCGGGTGCGGCGCATTGTGGCGGGGCTGAAGAGCCAGGCGAACCTGCTCAACTTCTATCTGAGCGACGTGCGCCCCGCCATCGCCGCTCGCCGCCGCGCGCCGCAGGGTGACGTCATCAGCCACCTGCTGGAGGGTGGCCGCAAGAACGTGGAGATCCTCATCGAGTGCGTTACCTACGGCGCCGCCGGCATGGTCACCACCCGCGAGTACATCTCGATGGCCGCTTGGCACCTGCTCGAGCGCGAGGAGCTGCGCAGCGAGTACCTGGCCGGGGATGAGAAGGAACGCTACGGCATACTCCACGAGATCCTCAGGCTCGAGCCGGTGGTGGGGCGGCTCTACCGCCGCGCCACTGCCGACATGGTGATCGAGGACGCCGGCGTTACCCACCACGTTCCCGCGGGCGCGCTGCTGAACCTGGACATCCGCGCCGCCAACGCCGACGCAGACGTGATGGGGGAGGCGCCGCTGGCGCTGTGCCCGCAGCGCGATCTGCCGCGCGGCGTGCAGGCGTCGGGGCTCAGCTTCGGCGACGGTGGTCACCGTTGCCCCGGGTCGTTCATCGCCATGCAGGAGAGCGACATCTTCTTGCAGAAGCTGTTGAGGTTGCCGCTCGAGGTGCGGAGTGCGCCGCGGTTGGGGTGGAATGATCTGGTGGAGGGGTATGAGTTGAGGGGGTTCGAAGTCGCCGTGGAACCCTCAGCGTCGACACCCGTCAGTTCGCGAGCTTAG